One Flagellimonas sp. CMM7 genomic region harbors:
- a CDS encoding DUF3817 domain-containing protein produces the protein MLKVFRATAILEGISYLLLFGLTMPLKYWAGMLEPNKVVGYAHGALFIIYVVVALVFCWERKWTIKRFIILFLASLLPFGTFYADKKYLSKLA, from the coding sequence GTGTTAAAAGTATTCAGGGCAACGGCAATATTGGAAGGAATATCTTATTTACTTCTATTTGGACTAACAATGCCATTAAAATATTGGGCAGGTATGTTAGAGCCCAACAAAGTTGTTGGCTACGCCCACGGGGCACTATTTATTATTTACGTTGTCGTTGCATTGGTTTTTTGTTGGGAACGAAAATGGACAATCAAACGATTTATTATTCTTTTTCTAGCGTCATTGCTTCCTTTTGGGACATTTTACGCGGATAAGAAATATTTGAGTAAACTAGCCTAA
- the aroQ gene encoding type II 3-dehydroquinate dehydratase — MKLIIINGPNLNLLGKREPEVYGSTTFEDYFVQLQQKFPQVELEYFQSNIEGELIGKIQEVGFAHDGIVLNAASYTHTSVGIGDAVKAVNTPVVEVHISNTHKREDFRHVSYISSGAKGVILGFGLQSYDLAIQSFLG; from the coding sequence ATGAAACTAATTATCATCAACGGCCCTAATCTGAATTTACTGGGAAAACGTGAGCCAGAGGTCTACGGGAGTACCACCTTTGAAGACTATTTTGTTCAACTACAACAAAAATTTCCTCAGGTTGAATTGGAATACTTTCAATCCAATATTGAGGGGGAGTTGATAGGTAAAATTCAAGAAGTTGGTTTTGCTCATGATGGTATTGTTTTGAATGCTGCGTCTTATACACATACTTCAGTAGGTATAGGAGATGCAGTAAAGGCGGTGAATACACCTGTTGTTGAGGTTCACATCTCAAACACCCATAAACGGGAAGATTTTAGGCATGTTTCCTATATTTCTTCAGGAGCCAAAGGCGTGATTTTAGGTTTTGGACTTCAAAGCTATGACCTTGCCATTCAAAGTTTTTTAGGCTAG